The Nocardia sp. NBC_00508 nucleotide sequence GTCCCGACCGCCTGTGGCCACCGACCTTCTCCTGCTGGGTGGACGAGCTGCCGGACTGGTTGCCGTCCAGCGCCATCGCGACCACGATTCCGGCGCCAACGGTCTGGACGAATACCGAGCATCGCATCGACCGGCCCTACTGCGTGCTGTCCAAACCTGGCCTGCGCGCGGCGCTCCCGCTCGACGACGCCACCGTCGTGGCGGGCCGCGCCACCCGGGTGGACGCGCATCGAGTGGAACTCGCCGACGGCACGGTGCACGCCGCGGCAGCGGTGTTCGACACTCGGGGGCTGCCCGCCCTCGGACGCCGCAGAGCGGTCAGCGCGCACGGTATTTTCGTCGACGCCGAGACAGCCGCGCCGATGGTCGTCGAGGGCGAGGGTCTGCTGCTGGACTGGCGCCCGGAGAACGGCGCGGGACCCGACGAGCCACCGTCGTTCCTCTACGCGGTGCCGCTCGGCGACGGAACGGTGATCTTCGAGGAGACCAGTCTCGGCCTGCGCGGCGGTATGCCGCAGCACGAACTGCGCAAACGCACGCTCAACCGCCTCGCCGCGCACGGCATCCGGCTCACCGGCGGCGAATCGATCGAGGCGGCGCACTATCCGCTCGATCAGCCGCCGCCGCGCAAAGGCGAGGCGAGGGCGATTCCGTTCGGTTCGCGCGGCGGCATGATGCACCCGTGCACCGGCTACAGCGTCGCCGACTCACTGGCGCTGGCAGACACCGCGATCACCGCGCTGCGCCAGCGCCGCGACCCGATCGCCGAACTCTGGCCACTACGCGCGCGACTGGTGTACTGGATGCGGATGCGTGGCCTCTACGGCCTGGGCAGACTCACCACCGAACAGTCCATCGCCATGTTCGACGCGTTCTTCAGCGCATCCCCGCGCGGCCAGCGCGCTTTGCTGTCCGCGCACGACGACTATGCCGCCCTCGGCGCTGTGCTGTTCAATACGGTCTCGCACACGTGGCCGTTCCGCTGGCGCTTCGATCTGGTCGGCTGGACCAACCGGCATCGCTGGCTGGACTACGACTTCGATCAAGCGCCGGTCTCGGCCGCACGCCGGTAGCCACGAATCGCGGGATAGGCGAACACCGCGATCAGCCCGATCACCCAGGCGAGTGTCTTCAGCAGCGGTTCGGCCACCGGGCCGCCGTAGGACAGCCCCTTCATCGCGTCGATGGCGCAGCTCATCGGCTGGTTCCCGACGACGTCCTGCAGCCACGTCGGGTAGACGAACGTCGGCACGAATCCGGAGTTGAAGAACATCAGCAAGGTGCTGATCAGGCCGATGGTGTTGACCAGCATCACACCCTCCGACATCGTCGCCACGGCGGTGACCAGCACCG carries:
- a CDS encoding lycopene cyclase family protein — encoded protein: MGVSAVREVDVCVVGLGPAGRALAHRALRAGLSVTAIDPRPDRLWPPTFSCWVDELPDWLPSSAIATTIPAPTVWTNTEHRIDRPYCVLSKPGLRAALPLDDATVVAGRATRVDAHRVELADGTVHAAAAVFDTRGLPALGRRRAVSAHGIFVDAETAAPMVVEGEGLLLDWRPENGAGPDEPPSFLYAVPLGDGTVIFEETSLGLRGGMPQHELRKRTLNRLAAHGIRLTGGESIEAAHYPLDQPPPRKGEARAIPFGSRGGMMHPCTGYSVADSLALADTAITALRQRRDPIAELWPLRARLVYWMRMRGLYGLGRLTTEQSIAMFDAFFSASPRGQRALLSAHDDYAALGAVLFNTVSHTWPFRWRFDLVGWTNRHRWLDYDFDQAPVSAARR